Proteins from a genomic interval of Polaribacter sp. Q13:
- a CDS encoding sulfatase: MKKTSILGLILCFLAIAISCTATQSKTKSTTAANKTSKTKTIKTPAKPNILFILCDDLGYSDVGFNGSKDIITPALDALADNGTIFTSAYVAHPFCGPSRAALMTGRYPHKIGAQFNLPPNSGETIKKGVSLEETFISKVLDDAGYNTGAIGKWHLGSNPEFHPNVRGFNDFFGFLGGGHDYFPEQYRKAYKQQEANGRKLIWDYLHPLEHNGKELHETEYVTDAFSREAIRFVTDAAKKEDPFFLYLAYNAPHTPLEAKEEDLKLFAHIKDKKRRTYAAMVYAVDRGVKKIIETLKATNQFDNTLIIFMSDNGGKTTSGANNFPLKEGKGSVYEGGFRVPMFMHWPNVVPAGKKSDNPIEAIDFYPTLARLANAKIPVEKKLDGKNIWDDFLAGKNTHADENIYVLRHRNGFSDVGVRKNQWKAVKAYKQKWKLFNIDRDISEENDISKSNPAVLKQMVNEARNWSKSNIQPFWWHDVKTGKHWKEDGMPKFDVTFKLD; encoded by the coding sequence ATGAAAAAAACTTCAATCTTAGGGCTTATCCTTTGCTTTCTTGCCATAGCAATAAGTTGTACGGCTACACAAAGTAAAACAAAGTCTACCACTGCTGCTAATAAGACTTCTAAAACGAAAACGATAAAAACACCAGCAAAACCAAATATATTATTTATTCTATGTGATGATTTAGGATACTCAGATGTTGGTTTTAATGGCTCTAAAGATATTATTACTCCGGCTTTAGATGCCTTGGCAGATAATGGTACCATTTTTACATCGGCTTATGTTGCGCACCCTTTTTGCGGTCCAAGTAGGGCTGCGTTAATGACAGGAAGATACCCTCATAAAATAGGAGCACAATTTAATTTACCACCAAATAGTGGTGAAACGATTAAAAAGGGAGTTTCATTAGAAGAAACTTTTATTAGTAAAGTATTAGATGATGCAGGTTATAATACAGGTGCTATAGGAAAATGGCATTTAGGGTCTAATCCAGAATTTCACCCAAATGTAAGAGGGTTTAATGATTTTTTTGGGTTTTTAGGAGGTGGTCATGATTATTTTCCAGAGCAATATAGAAAGGCTTACAAACAACAAGAAGCAAATGGCAGAAAACTAATTTGGGATTACTTGCACCCATTAGAACATAACGGAAAAGAATTACATGAAACCGAATATGTAACGGATGCTTTTTCTAGAGAAGCAATTCGTTTTGTTACCGATGCAGCTAAAAAGGAAGATCCTTTTTTCTTATACCTTGCTTATAATGCACCTCATACACCACTAGAAGCAAAAGAAGAAGATTTAAAACTATTTGCTCATATAAAAGATAAAAAAAGAAGAACGTATGCAGCAATGGTGTATGCGGTAGATAGAGGTGTAAAGAAAATTATTGAGACGTTAAAAGCTACGAATCAATTTGACAATACCTTAATTATTTTTATGAGTGATAATGGCGGGAAAACGACATCAGGTGCTAATAACTTTCCTTTAAAAGAGGGAAAAGGAAGTGTCTATGAAGGTGGTTTTAGAGTGCCAATGTTTATGCATTGGCCAAATGTGGTGCCCGCTGGTAAAAAATCAGACAATCCTATTGAAGCTATCGACTTTTATCCAACATTGGCAAGATTGGCAAATGCTAAAATTCCTGTTGAAAAAAAATTAGACGGAAAGAATATTTGGGATGATTTCTTAGCAGGGAAAAATACACATGCAGATGAAAATATCTATGTGTTAAGACATCGAAACGGTTTTAGTGATGTAGGTGTTAGAAAAAACCAATGGAAAGCTGTAAAGGCCTATAAACAGAAATGGAAGCTATTTAATATTGATCGTGATATTTCTGAGGAAAATGATATCAGTAAATCTAATCCTGCAGTTTTAAAACAGATGGTTAATGAGGCTAGAAATTGGAGTAAATCTAACATTCAACCATTTTGGTGGCACGATGTAAAAACGGGTAAACATTGGAAAGAAGATGGAATGCCAAAATTTGATGTTACTTTTAAATTGGATTAA